A window of Garra rufa chromosome 16, GarRuf1.0, whole genome shotgun sequence contains these coding sequences:
- the smim19 gene encoding small integral membrane protein 19 — MGGYGVMADDESLDYSVHEAWNEATNVYLLVILVSFALLIYARKNKRKIMRIFTLPPTVDSSSEPNFYDSLQKVRLRQQLEMYSLARKYDQQQSQSDSVQLSME, encoded by the exons ATGGGTGGGTATGGGGTGATGGCAGATGATGAATCTCTGGATTATTCAGTCCATGAAGCCTGGAATGAGGCCACTAATGTTTACCTGCTGGTTATTTTGGTCAGTTTCGCCCTGCTTATATACGCCAGAAA aaaCAAGAGGAAGATTATGCGTATATTTACGCTGCCACCAACAGTGGACAGCTCATCAGAACCTAACTTCTACGACAGTCTGCAGAAAGTCCGTCTGAGACAACAACTGGAAATGTATTCACTCG CTCGTAAATATGATCAGCAGCAGTCGCAGTCAGATAGTGTGCAGCTGTCAATGGAGTGA